A single genomic interval of Carassius carassius chromosome 24, fCarCar2.1, whole genome shotgun sequence harbors:
- the LOC132102687 gene encoding uncharacterized protein LOC132102687 isoform X2 produces the protein MQCITIKAILNLILASTFMGVFFKAVCENIPSGFTLINRPYTFPGNASGCHHAEWRKRPPVDATIATYTDNKCMTEEGFEEEFTCKEQHLLLKAAKYTDQGHYEFICNRATTPTQLDVLYALKLSVEETDNITFTCYSHNAEDVTWLRNKERVLHYTMDGSVNPGKGYEGRASLEKTCFKTGDFSLTISNVGQADAGIYRCFVDDETIKGYPHAYELQVNEKRSSPGDQTHPNCNQATLVIYKTFAVVLGLILVVSAIYWIIIKLHNRRSTSAPAPQNSEENTTENDRMLMSDIRSTPPTEERQPVQESDYTENKPSGTQPIFEI, from the exons ATGCAG TGTATCACAATCAAGGCTATTCTGAATTTGATTTTGGCTTCAACATTTATGGGTGTCTTTTTTAAAG CTGTGTGTGAGAATATTCCGTCTGGTTTTACGTTAATAAACCGACCGTACACATTCCCCGGTAACGCCAGCGGCTGTCATCACGCTGAATGGAGAAAGAGACCCCCCGTGGATGCCACGATCGCCACATACACAGACAATAAGTGCATGACTGAAGAAGGCTTTGAGGAAGAATTCACATGTAAAGAGCAGCATCTGCTTCTCAAAGCAGCTAAATACACAGACCAGGGGCACTATGAGTTCATCTGTAACAGGGCTACAACGCCAACTCAACTGGACGTCTTGT ATGCTCTAAAGCTGAGTGTAGAAGAGACAGACAACATCACCTTCACCTGTTATTCACACAACGCCGAGGATGTGACGTGGCTGCGTAACAAGGAGAGAGTTTTGCACTACACGATGGACGGATCCGTGAATCCTGGCAAAGGTTACGAGGGAAGAGCATCGCTGGAGAAGACCTGCTTCAAAACCGGCGATTTCTCTCTGACCATCTCTAATGTTGGCCAGGCAGATGCTGGCATATACCGCTGTTTTGTGGATGATGAAACCATTAAAGGATACCCACATGCCTATGAGCTGCAAGTGAACG AGAAGCGCTCCAGTCCAGGAGACCAAACACACCCCAACTGCAATCAAGCAACTCTGGTTATTTATAAGACATTCGCCGTAGTTTTGGGGCTCATCTTGGTTGTCAGTGCGATATACTGGATCATCATAAAACTACACAATCGTCGATCCACATCGGCTCCAGCTCCTCAGAATAGTGAGGAGAACACAACTGAAAATGACCGTATGCTGATGTCTGATATCCGCTCAACTCCACCCACCGAGGAACGTCAGCCTGTCCAGGAGAGCGACTACACCGAAAATAAGCCTTCTGGCACACAACCTATTTTTGAAATCTAG
- the LOC132102687 gene encoding uncharacterized protein LOC132102687 isoform X1, which translates to MQCITIKAILNLILASTFMGVFFKAAVCENIPSGFTLINRPYTFPGNASGCHHAEWRKRPPVDATIATYTDNKCMTEEGFEEEFTCKEQHLLLKAAKYTDQGHYEFICNRATTPTQLDVLYALKLSVEETDNITFTCYSHNAEDVTWLRNKERVLHYTMDGSVNPGKGYEGRASLEKTCFKTGDFSLTISNVGQADAGIYRCFVDDETIKGYPHAYELQVNEKRSSPGDQTHPNCNQATLVIYKTFAVVLGLILVVSAIYWIIIKLHNRRSTSAPAPQNSEENTTENDRMLMSDIRSTPPTEERQPVQESDYTENKPSGTQPIFEI; encoded by the exons ATGCAG TGTATCACAATCAAGGCTATTCTGAATTTGATTTTGGCTTCAACATTTATGGGTGTCTTTTTTAAAG CAGCTGTGTGTGAGAATATTCCGTCTGGTTTTACGTTAATAAACCGACCGTACACATTCCCCGGTAACGCCAGCGGCTGTCATCACGCTGAATGGAGAAAGAGACCCCCCGTGGATGCCACGATCGCCACATACACAGACAATAAGTGCATGACTGAAGAAGGCTTTGAGGAAGAATTCACATGTAAAGAGCAGCATCTGCTTCTCAAAGCAGCTAAATACACAGACCAGGGGCACTATGAGTTCATCTGTAACAGGGCTACAACGCCAACTCAACTGGACGTCTTGT ATGCTCTAAAGCTGAGTGTAGAAGAGACAGACAACATCACCTTCACCTGTTATTCACACAACGCCGAGGATGTGACGTGGCTGCGTAACAAGGAGAGAGTTTTGCACTACACGATGGACGGATCCGTGAATCCTGGCAAAGGTTACGAGGGAAGAGCATCGCTGGAGAAGACCTGCTTCAAAACCGGCGATTTCTCTCTGACCATCTCTAATGTTGGCCAGGCAGATGCTGGCATATACCGCTGTTTTGTGGATGATGAAACCATTAAAGGATACCCACATGCCTATGAGCTGCAAGTGAACG AGAAGCGCTCCAGTCCAGGAGACCAAACACACCCCAACTGCAATCAAGCAACTCTGGTTATTTATAAGACATTCGCCGTAGTTTTGGGGCTCATCTTGGTTGTCAGTGCGATATACTGGATCATCATAAAACTACACAATCGTCGATCCACATCGGCTCCAGCTCCTCAGAATAGTGAGGAGAACACAACTGAAAATGACCGTATGCTGATGTCTGATATCCGCTCAACTCCACCCACCGAGGAACGTCAGCCTGTCCAGGAGAGCGACTACACCGAAAATAAGCCTTCTGGCACACAACCTATTTTTGAAATCTAG